A genomic stretch from Leptotrichia sp. HSP-536 includes:
- the cysK gene encoding cysteine synthase A has product MIYENILDLIGNTPVVKLKFLNEENIADIYVKLEKYNIGGSVKDRAALGMIEAAEKEGKLKPGGTIVEPTSGNTGIALALIGKAKGYRVVIVMPDSMSVERRSILAAYGAELILTEGAKGMKGAIAEAEKLAAENGYFLPQQFENPANPAKHYETTAKEILNDFPAIDAFVSGVGTAGTLSGIAKRLKEERPGVQVFAIEPSTSAVLSGEQPGKHSQQGLGAGFIPGNYDSNLVDEIIKITNEEAVEFATRASKENGLFVGISSGTAIAAAYKVAKKLGKGKKVLAILPDGGEKYLSVEAFRNNL; this is encoded by the coding sequence ATGATTTATGAAAATATCTTAGACTTAATTGGAAATACACCTGTAGTAAAACTAAAATTTTTAAATGAAGAAAATATTGCTGATATTTATGTGAAACTTGAAAAATACAATATCGGTGGAAGTGTAAAGGATAGAGCGGCACTTGGAATGATAGAAGCGGCTGAAAAAGAAGGGAAATTAAAGCCTGGTGGTACAATTGTCGAGCCTACTTCTGGAAATACTGGAATTGCATTAGCTTTAATCGGAAAAGCGAAAGGGTATAGAGTGGTAATTGTGATGCCTGACTCAATGAGCGTGGAAAGAAGAAGTATCTTGGCAGCTTACGGGGCTGAATTAATCTTGACTGAAGGAGCAAAAGGAATGAAAGGTGCAATTGCAGAAGCTGAAAAATTAGCGGCTGAAAACGGATATTTCCTACCTCAGCAATTTGAAAACCCTGCAAATCCAGCCAAACACTATGAAACTACAGCAAAAGAAATTTTGAATGATTTTCCTGCAATTGATGCTTTCGTTTCAGGAGTGGGAACAGCTGGAACTTTATCAGGGATTGCGAAAAGATTAAAAGAAGAAAGACCAGGAGTACAAGTATTTGCGATAGAGCCTTCAACATCTGCTGTATTATCTGGAGAACAGCCTGGGAAGCATTCTCAGCAAGGGCTTGGTGCTGGATTTATTCCTGGAAACTATGATTCTAACCTTGTAGATGAAATTATAAAAATAACAAATGAAGAGGCTGTTGAGTTTGCAACAAGAGCTTCAAAGGAAAATGGACTGTTTGTAGGAATTTCTTCTGGAACCGCAATTGCGGCAGCTTACAAAGTGGCTAAAAAATTAGGAAAAGGGAAAAAAGTTTTAGCAATTTTGCCTGATGGTGGAGAAAAATATTTATCAGTTGAAGCATTCAGAAATAATTTATAA
- a CDS encoding M3 family oligoendopeptidase codes for MKFNEYKYEHLDLEKIKKKFSELIENFEEAKNIEEQVKAFDKIIKLRNHIETMQTLVSIRHSIDTNDEFYDKENEYMDEISPILFGFTNDFYKVLVNSKFKDKLIGKYGKLLFDLAENTLNIFSNEIIPDAQEENRLSSKYSKLIASAKIDFDGKELNLSQMVPYTQSKDRNVRIEAAKKVAQFFAENQEEFDNIYDSLVKVRTKMAQKMGYKNYMEFGYKQLSRLEYNAKMVEDYRKQVLENIVPLHTELRKRQEKRLGVEKLRFYDEAIKFNSGNANPHGSPEWILSHGKMMYKELSKETDEFFTFMTENNLLDLLSKKGKMSGGYCTYIPEHKAPFIFANFNGTAHDIDVLTHEAGHAFQVYQSRDFDVPEYLWPTYEACEIHSMSMEFLTWPWMDLFFENDTEKYKFIHLSEALLFIPYGVTVDEFQHWVYENPEATPQQRRKKWLEIEKKYLPTRDYGEIEELKNGIFWFRQGHIFSSPFYYIDYTLAQVCAFQFWIKSREDKEKAWQDYLNLCKLGGSKSFFGLMKSANLKNPFEEGTIAAVIPKIKGYLDSVDDMNL; via the coding sequence ATGAAATTTAATGAATATAAATACGAACATTTAGATTTAGAAAAAATAAAAAAGAAATTTTCAGAACTTATAGAAAATTTTGAGGAAGCAAAAAACATAGAAGAGCAGGTTAAGGCATTTGATAAAATTATAAAGCTGAGAAATCATATTGAAACTATGCAGACGCTTGTTTCGATTCGACATAGCATTGATACGAACGATGAGTTTTATGATAAGGAAAATGAGTATATGGATGAAATTAGTCCGATTTTGTTTGGATTTACTAATGATTTTTATAAAGTGCTTGTCAATTCAAAATTTAAAGATAAACTTATTGGAAAATATGGAAAATTACTGTTTGATTTGGCGGAAAATACATTGAACATTTTTTCAAACGAAATTATTCCTGATGCACAGGAAGAAAATAGATTATCCAGCAAATATTCAAAATTGATTGCCAGTGCAAAAATTGATTTTGATGGGAAAGAACTTAATTTATCTCAAATGGTTCCTTATACTCAATCTAAGGACAGAAACGTAAGAATTGAGGCGGCAAAGAAAGTGGCTCAGTTTTTTGCTGAAAATCAAGAAGAATTTGACAATATTTATGATTCGCTTGTAAAAGTTAGAACTAAAATGGCACAGAAAATGGGATATAAAAATTATATGGAATTTGGATACAAGCAATTGTCAAGGCTTGAATATAATGCAAAAATGGTGGAAGACTACAGAAAGCAGGTACTTGAAAATATTGTGCCACTGCATACTGAACTTCGTAAAAGACAGGAAAAAAGACTTGGAGTCGAAAAACTTAGATTTTATGACGAGGCTATAAAATTTAATTCTGGAAATGCTAATCCGCATGGTTCGCCTGAGTGGATTCTGAGTCATGGGAAAATGATGTATAAGGAATTGTCGAAGGAAACTGATGAGTTTTTTACATTTATGACTGAGAATAATTTGCTTGACTTGCTTTCGAAAAAGGGGAAAATGAGTGGTGGATACTGCACTTACATTCCAGAACATAAGGCGCCGTTTATTTTTGCAAATTTTAATGGGACTGCACATGATATTGATGTTTTGACGCACGAAGCAGGGCATGCTTTTCAAGTTTATCAAAGCAGAGATTTTGACGTCCCTGAATACCTGTGGCCAACTTACGAGGCTTGTGAAATTCATTCAATGAGTATGGAATTTTTAACTTGGCCGTGGATGGACTTGTTCTTTGAAAATGATACAGAGAAATACAAGTTTATTCATTTATCGGAAGCCCTTTTATTTATTCCTTACGGAGTAACTGTCGATGAATTTCAGCATTGGGTGTATGAAAATCCAGAAGCTACACCACAGCAGCGTCGAAAAAAATGGCTTGAAATTGAAAAAAAATATTTGCCAACTAGAGATTATGGGGAAATCGAAGAATTAAAAAATGGAATTTTCTGGTTTAGACAAGGGCATATTTTCAGTTCGCCATTTTACTACATTGACTACACTTTAGCCCAGGTGTGTGCTTTCCAATTCTGGATAAAATCAAGGGAAGACAAGGAAAAGGCGTGGCAGGATTATTTAAATTTGTGTAAACTAGGTGGAAGCAAATCGTTCTTTGGATTAATGAAGTCAGCTAATTTGAAAAATCCATTTGAAGAAGGGACAATAGCGGCTGTAATTCCAAAAATTAAGGGATATTTAGATAGTGTTGATGATATGAATTTGTAA
- the epsC gene encoding serine O-acetyltransferase EpsC: MIIIFKWLRNEINNIVEKDPAVRYKIEVFLYPSLHAIINHKIAHFFQNHKLYFFARLISQISRFFTGIEIHPGAKLGNKIFFDHGMGIVVGETAEIGDNCVIYHGVTLGGVSTSKAKRHPTLKENVTVGTGAKLLGNIVIGKNVKIGANSVVLRNVPDEAVAVGIPARVIPKNEEDYYMWYI, translated from the coding sequence GTGATTATTATATTTAAATGGTTACGAAATGAAATAAATAATATCGTAGAAAAAGATCCGGCAGTAAGATACAAAATAGAAGTTTTTCTTTATCCATCATTGCATGCCATTATTAACCATAAAATTGCACATTTTTTCCAAAATCATAAATTATATTTTTTTGCAAGATTAATTTCACAAATTTCCCGTTTTTTTACAGGAATAGAAATTCACCCAGGAGCAAAATTGGGAAATAAAATATTCTTTGATCATGGAATGGGAATTGTAGTTGGAGAAACTGCAGAGATAGGTGATAATTGCGTTATTTATCATGGTGTAACACTTGGAGGAGTAAGTACATCGAAAGCTAAGAGACATCCAACGTTAAAGGAGAATGTCACTGTTGGTACAGGAGCAAAACTTTTAGGAAATATAGTAATTGGAAAAAATGTAAAAATCGGAGCAAATTCAGTAGTCTTGCGAAATGTACCAGATGAGGCGGTTGCAGTAGGTATTCCAGCTAGAGTTATTCCAAAAAATGAAGAAGACTACTATATGTGGTATATTTAA
- the mvk gene encoding mevalonate kinase — protein sequence MKKGIGKSHSKIILIGEHSVVYGYPAIAIPLKKIEIECLVEEARTSFFYNKTDTLSVAVFTALKHLKKENAKIKYKVTSQIPPKRGMGSSAAVSIAAIRAIFDYFEENLEDRLLEKLVHTAEIVAHNTPSGLDAKTCLSDKAIKFIKNKGFSYIDLNLDAYLVIADTGIYGNTGEAIQNVKSLGSKADISLKKLGELTDEMAKILTENTESKEEKVDKIGKIMMKANAELENLSITIEKTDLFVKTAIENGASGAKISGGGLGGCVIALAKNLEIVEKIKNGLIKCGAENIWVEKI from the coding sequence ATGAAAAAAGGTATTGGAAAATCACACAGTAAAATAATATTAATCGGAGAGCATTCTGTCGTTTATGGCTATCCTGCCATTGCTATTCCGCTAAAAAAGATTGAAATTGAATGCCTGGTGGAAGAAGCAAGAACTAGCTTTTTTTATAACAAGACGGACACTCTCTCGGTCGCAGTTTTTACTGCATTAAAACATCTAAAAAAAGAAAATGCAAAAATAAAATACAAAGTAACTTCCCAAATTCCGCCAAAACGTGGAATGGGCTCTTCAGCGGCAGTCAGCATTGCGGCAATTCGTGCAATATTTGATTATTTTGAGGAAAATTTGGAAGATAGATTGCTGGAAAAACTAGTTCACACAGCCGAAATTGTGGCTCATAATACACCGAGCGGGCTGGATGCCAAAACCTGCCTTAGTGACAAAGCCATAAAATTTATAAAGAACAAGGGATTTTCATACATCGATTTAAATCTTGACGCATATCTTGTAATTGCTGATACAGGCATTTACGGAAATACTGGTGAGGCGATTCAGAATGTGAAAAGTTTAGGAAGTAAAGCTGATATTTCTTTAAAAAAATTGGGCGAATTGACAGATGAAATGGCTAAAATTTTAACTGAAAATACTGAATCCAAAGAAGAAAAAGTCGATAAAATTGGAAAAATTATGATGAAGGCAAATGCAGAACTCGAAAACTTGAGCATAACTATTGAAAAGACAGACTTGTTTGTAAAAACAGCAATCGAAAACGGAGCAAGTGGTGCAAAAATTTCTGGTGGAGGATTAGGAGGCTGTGTAATTGCACTTGCTAAGAATTTGGAAATTGTGGAAAAAATAAAAAATGGACTGATAAAATGTGGAGCGGAAAATATTTGGGTGGAGAAAATTTAA
- a CDS encoding DUF1934 family protein → MKIKIKSLDNFKQNYEKLFELEKIINLEEKKEYHYKDEYGNCKIIDKIDSIEIYRHGEINSKQIFKNNKNTSFTYITTKFRGKYEIFTKKFEKENGKIVLEYDIIHSNEVINSINLEIQLIDMSIN, encoded by the coding sequence ATGAAAATAAAGATAAAAAGTTTGGATAACTTTAAACAAAATTATGAAAAATTATTTGAGTTGGAAAAAATAATAAATTTAGAAGAAAAAAAAGAATACCATTATAAAGATGAATACGGAAATTGTAAAATCATCGATAAAATCGATTCCATTGAAATCTACCGACACGGTGAAATCAATTCCAAGCAAATATTTAAAAACAATAAAAATACCTCATTTACCTATATTACAACAAAATTTCGAGGAAAATATGAAATTTTTACAAAAAAATTTGAAAAAGAAAATGGAAAAATAGTGCTGGAATATGATATAATACATAGTAATGAAGTAATAAACAGTATAAATTTAGAAATACAACTTATAGATATGTCAATTAATTAA
- a CDS encoding 23S rRNA (pseudouridine(1915)-N(3))-methyltransferase RlmH translates to MIRINVVCIGKIKDKYIKEGIAEFSKRLSKYIKLDITELAEEDDNKGIENAINSETERIINAISKKNYSYNILLDLNGKMLSSEEMADKIEKISMTNSEINFIIGGSNGVNDNLRKIVDFRLCFSPMTFPHQLMRLILTEQIYRWISINNNIKYHK, encoded by the coding sequence ATGATAAGAATTAATGTAGTGTGTATTGGAAAAATAAAAGATAAATACATAAAAGAGGGAATAGCTGAGTTTTCAAAAAGGTTGTCAAAATACATAAAACTCGATATTACTGAACTGGCTGAAGAAGATGATAACAAGGGGATTGAAAATGCAATAAATTCAGAAACTGAAAGAATAATAAATGCTATTTCAAAAAAAAATTACTCGTACAATATTTTGCTTGACTTAAACGGAAAGATGCTATCTTCTGAAGAAATGGCAGATAAAATAGAAAAAATTTCCATGACAAACAGTGAAATTAATTTCATAATAGGCGGATCTAACGGAGTAAATGACAACTTGCGAAAAATTGTAGACTTTAGGCTATGTTTTTCTCCAATGACATTTCCACATCAGCTTATGCGATTAATTTTGACAGAGCAAATATACAGATGGATTTCAATTAATAATAATATAAAATATCATAAATAA
- the mutL gene encoding DNA mismatch repair endonuclease MutL has product MGYIKILDESVSNIIAAGEVVENPASMIKEMIENSLDAKATMIKIEVFKSGTDVKVSDNGIGMDKDDTLLSVERHATSKIAEKEDVFNLNTYGFRGEALSSIAAVSKLTITTRSENSPVGYKIGCYGGVVRKFEEISRNVGTEMEVRDLFYNTPARRKFLRKMSTEYGKIRDIVLKEALSNSNVVFSLELDGKNMIKTSGKGIENTILELFGKSVLRNLKKFEYGYLGNVEILRSSKDFMFTFVNNRYVKSATIERAIIDGYYTKLMKGKYPFAIIFYNTDPKEIDVNVHPSKKIVKFSNDKAVYNQIKSAIDDFFYYNDRENWQPNIDLIKKNININENVAVETDDLFSDDILKGENQKVVSLETFDGKIAGNAENLIKSNNFSENNSDKNDEHNVFSSKDFPKNETFVNSQNQNKSSLDEIWNKMNKKSNKIVENDVENFQNESGFHNEKWDKNADFKNYKNVDNYNNWKEEKNSDVINENTENKSRYKVGTFEKHIGKQFHYDVLGQIFDTYILVRRDNELEIYDQHIIHERILYEELKDKFYNKKLESQHLLLPQKMEVTQIEKNIIFENIDIFNNFGFDIDEFSEKEIVIRAVPAFDFRDSIENVFLQLLMDLKNEVEIKDLRENIIISMSCKGAVKAGQKLDMLEMQNMVRRIHEVGKYTCPHGRPIIVKLSKNDLDKMFGRRK; this is encoded by the coding sequence GTGGGGTATATAAAAATACTTGATGAAAGTGTGTCAAATATTATTGCCGCTGGAGAAGTCGTGGAAAATCCTGCTTCCATGATTAAGGAAATGATTGAAAACTCGCTGGATGCAAAGGCTACAATGATAAAGATTGAAGTTTTCAAATCTGGAACTGATGTCAAAGTAAGTGATAACGGGATTGGAATGGATAAGGACGATACGCTTTTGTCGGTAGAGCGGCATGCTACTTCTAAAATTGCAGAAAAGGAAGATGTTTTTAACTTAAATACTTATGGCTTTCGTGGAGAGGCTTTGTCATCTATTGCAGCGGTATCTAAGCTGACGATTACTACACGTTCTGAAAATAGTCCTGTGGGATACAAAATTGGCTGTTATGGCGGAGTTGTGAGAAAGTTTGAGGAAATTTCAAGAAATGTTGGAACTGAAATGGAAGTCAGAGATTTATTTTACAATACGCCTGCCAGGCGGAAATTTTTACGAAAAATGTCAACAGAATATGGGAAAATTAGGGATATTGTGCTAAAGGAGGCGCTTTCTAACAGTAATGTGGTATTTTCGCTTGAACTGGATGGGAAAAATATGATAAAGACGAGTGGAAAGGGGATTGAGAACACAATCCTTGAATTATTTGGAAAATCAGTTTTGAGAAATTTGAAAAAATTTGAATATGGATATTTAGGTAACGTAGAAATTTTGCGAAGTTCCAAGGACTTTATGTTTACTTTTGTAAATAACCGATATGTAAAATCAGCAACCATTGAGCGAGCCATTATAGATGGCTACTACACTAAATTAATGAAGGGAAAATACCCTTTTGCCATCATTTTTTACAACACCGATCCAAAGGAAATAGACGTAAACGTTCACCCCTCCAAAAAAATAGTAAAATTTTCAAACGATAAAGCCGTTTATAATCAAATAAAATCAGCAATCGACGACTTTTTTTACTACAACGACAGGGAAAACTGGCAGCCAAACATTGATTTGATAAAGAAAAATATTAATATTAATGAAAATGTCGCTGTGGAAACAGATGATTTGTTTTCTGATGATATTTTAAAGGGAGAAAATCAGAAAGTTGTGAGTTTGGAAACTTTTGATGGGAAAATTGCTGGAAATGCTGAAAATTTGATAAAAAGTAATAATTTTTCAGAAAATAATTCTGATAAAAACGATGAACATAACGTTTTTTCTAGTAAAGATTTTCCAAAAAATGAAACTTTTGTAAATAGCCAAAATCAGAATAAATCCAGCCTTGATGAAATTTGGAATAAAATGAATAAAAAATCAAATAAAATTGTGGAAAACGATGTGGAAAACTTTCAAAATGAAAGTGGATTTCATAATGAAAAATGGGATAAAAATGCAGATTTTAAAAATTATAAAAATGTAGATAACTATAATAATTGGAAGGAAGAAAAAAATTCTGATGTTATAAATGAGAATACGGAAAATAAATCCCGTTATAAAGTCGGGACGTTTGAAAAGCATATTGGGAAGCAATTTCATTATGATGTGCTGGGACAGATCTTTGATACGTATATTCTAGTTAGGCGAGATAACGAGCTGGAAATTTACGATCAGCACATTATTCATGAGAGAATTTTGTATGAAGAACTGAAGGACAAATTTTACAATAAAAAGCTGGAGTCACAGCATTTGCTTTTGCCACAGAAAATGGAAGTTACGCAAATTGAAAAAAATATTATTTTTGAAAATATAGATATTTTTAATAATTTTGGATTTGATATTGACGAGTTTTCAGAAAAGGAAATTGTAATTCGAGCTGTACCTGCCTTTGACTTTCGGGACAGCATTGAAAATGTATTTCTGCAGCTGCTTATGGACTTGAAAAATGAAGTTGAAATAAAGGATTTGCGGGAAAATATTATTATTTCGATGTCTTGCAAAGGTGCGGTTAAGGCTGGACAAAAGCTGGATATGCTTGAAATGCAGAATATGGTGAGAAGGATTCATGAAGTTGGAAAATATACGTGTCCGCATGGGCGTCCAATTATTGTAAAATTAAGTAAGAATGATTTGGACAAAATGTTTGGAAGAAGAAAATAA
- the lysS gene encoding lysine--tRNA ligase: MSNQNHNDNGIIKEKLKKVEELKEIGVEPYGRKYEKLNEIAEINQYDETCEKIFKTAGRIVAFRRMGKNGFGQIQDPTGKIQYYVKKDEVGEEQYEIYKKMGLGDFIGLEGKLFRTNTGELTLRVISFEVLSKNVRPLPEKFHGLTNIETRYRQRYVDLVMNREVMETMKKRFQIIRFFRNYLEKHGFTEVETPMMHPVAGGATARPFVTHHNALDMELFLRIAPELYLKRLLVGGFEKVFEINRSFRNEGISIKHNPEFTMMELYQAYADFNDMMDLTEDLISSLTFELHGKYEIEYEDKTINMAKPWRRVTMKDIVKETTGFDFDTVNSDEDAINKAKEMNIPLEKDRTYTKYGILNLIFEEKVEETLLNPTFITEYPKEISPLSKNQKGETEWVDRFELFISGREFANAYSELNDPRDQKERFEEQVKLKEAGDDEAQGMDLDYIRALEYGMPPAGGLGIGIDRLVMLQTNSASIRDVILFPTLRKEDIEL, encoded by the coding sequence ATGAGTAATCAAAACCACAATGATAATGGTATTATAAAAGAAAAATTAAAAAAAGTAGAAGAATTGAAAGAAATAGGAGTTGAGCCATACGGACGAAAATATGAAAAGTTAAATGAAATTGCTGAGATTAACCAATATGATGAAACTTGTGAAAAAATTTTTAAAACAGCAGGAAGAATCGTTGCTTTCAGAAGAATGGGGAAAAATGGATTCGGACAAATTCAAGATCCAACTGGAAAAATCCAATACTATGTAAAAAAAGATGAAGTTGGAGAAGAGCAGTACGAAATTTATAAAAAAATGGGGCTTGGAGATTTTATTGGGCTTGAAGGAAAACTTTTCAGAACGAATACTGGAGAATTAACTCTAAGAGTTATCTCGTTTGAAGTCCTATCTAAAAATGTCCGTCCACTTCCAGAAAAGTTTCATGGACTGACTAACATAGAAACTCGTTACAGACAAAGATATGTGGATCTTGTAATGAACAGGGAAGTTATGGAAACTATGAAAAAAAGATTCCAGATTATAAGATTTTTTAGAAACTATCTTGAAAAGCACGGATTTACAGAAGTGGAAACACCAATGATGCATCCCGTTGCTGGAGGAGCTACAGCAAGACCATTTGTAACACATCATAATGCACTTGATATGGAGCTGTTTTTGAGAATAGCACCTGAATTGTATCTAAAAAGGCTTCTTGTAGGTGGATTTGAAAAAGTGTTCGAAATAAACAGAAGCTTTAGGAATGAAGGAATTTCAATAAAACATAATCCAGAATTTACAATGATGGAACTATATCAGGCTTATGCTGATTTTAACGATATGATGGACTTAACAGAAGATTTGATTTCAAGTTTGACGTTTGAACTACACGGAAAATATGAAATTGAATATGAAGATAAGACTATTAATATGGCAAAACCTTGGCGACGTGTTACAATGAAGGACATTGTAAAAGAAACTACTGGATTTGACTTTGACACAGTTAACAGTGATGAAGATGCTATAAATAAAGCTAAAGAAATGAATATTCCACTAGAAAAGGATAGAACTTATACTAAATATGGAATTTTAAACTTGATATTTGAGGAAAAAGTAGAGGAAACTTTATTAAATCCAACATTTATTACTGAATATCCAAAAGAAATTTCTCCGCTTTCAAAAAATCAAAAAGGGGAAACTGAATGGGTAGATAGATTTGAATTGTTTATTTCAGGAAGAGAATTTGCCAATGCCTATTCAGAGTTAAATGATCCAAGAGATCAGAAGGAAAGGTTTGAAGAGCAGGTTAAATTAAAAGAAGCTGGAGATGATGAAGCTCAAGGAATGGATTTAGACTATATCCGTGCCTTGGAATATGGAATGCCGCCAGCTGGAGGGCTTGGAATAGGGATTGACAGATTGGTTATGTTACAGACAAATTCTGCTTCAATAAGGGATGTTATTTTATTCCCAACTTTGAGAAAAGAAGACATTGAATTATAA
- the mvaD gene encoding diphosphomevalonate decarboxylase, whose translation MIKVKSYANIAIVKYWGKKDAEKMIPSTSSISLTLNDMFTKTEMEFINDKDIEIAVEKEMKSGNCKDKFSDMTDLFYLNGELQDRKHTEKISKVVDLFRENRNQKVKIATTNNMPTAAGLSSSSSGLSAVIKACNELFEKNYTQSELAQISKFGSGSSSRSFFGPIAAWDKDTGEIYEVKTNLKLAMIVLVLNENKKEISSRNGMELCAKTSTYFDEWVKHSEIDFVNMKKYLAENDFEKVGILTEENALRMHKTTETANPPFSYFNEKTYEAMDFVKNLRSNGEKCYFTMDAGPNVKVLCLEDDLEKLAEIFGKKYKIIVSRTVKL comes from the coding sequence ATGATAAAAGTCAAATCTTATGCTAATATTGCGATTGTAAAATACTGGGGGAAAAAAGATGCAGAAAAAATGATACCTTCCACAAGCAGCATTTCCCTTACCCTTAACGATATGTTCACAAAAACAGAGATGGAATTTATAAATGATAAGGATATTGAAATTGCAGTTGAAAAGGAAATGAAAAGCGGAAATTGTAAAGATAAATTCTCGGATATGACGGACTTATTTTATTTAAATGGAGAATTGCAGGATAGAAAGCATACAGAAAAGATTAGCAAAGTTGTAGATTTGTTCAGGGAAAATAGGAATCAGAAAGTAAAAATTGCTACAACAAATAATATGCCGACAGCTGCAGGACTTTCTTCCAGTTCGAGCGGTTTATCGGCTGTAATAAAGGCTTGCAATGAACTTTTTGAAAAAAACTATACACAATCTGAACTTGCACAAATTTCAAAATTTGGTTCGGGATCTTCTTCGAGAAGTTTTTTTGGGCCAATTGCGGCTTGGGACAAGGATACTGGAGAGATTTATGAAGTTAAGACAAATTTGAAATTAGCGATGATTGTGCTTGTGCTGAATGAAAATAAAAAGGAAATTTCGAGCCGAAATGGAATGGAGCTTTGTGCCAAAACTTCGACGTATTTTGATGAATGGGTGAAGCATTCTGAAATTGATTTTGTAAATATGAAAAAATATCTTGCTGAAAATGATTTTGAAAAAGTGGGAATTTTGACAGAAGAGAATGCTCTTAGAATGCACAAGACAACTGAAACTGCAAATCCACCATTTTCGTATTTTAATGAAAAAACTTATGAAGCAATGGATTTTGTAAAAAATTTGAGAAGTAATGGAGAAAAATGCTATTTTACAATGGATGCAGGGCCTAATGTGAAGGTACTTTGCTTGGAAGATGATTTGGAAAAATTGGCAGAAATTTTTGGCAAGAAGTATAAAATTATTGTGAGCAGGACTGTGAAATTGTAA
- a CDS encoding flavodoxin produces the protein MAKIGIFFGSTTGVTEDIAHKIAEKIDGSEVFNIDGNEDKLEDFDVLLLGASTWGFGDLQDDWAAVVDDLASKDFSSKKVAYFGSGDQGTFSDTFMDGIAILDEEIQKTGATIIGKTSTEGYEFNESRAVKNGEFLGLALDEVNQSELTDERIDAWVEQIKKEF, from the coding sequence ATGGCAAAAATAGGAATTTTTTTCGGTTCAACTACAGGTGTAACAGAAGACATCGCTCATAAAATTGCAGAAAAAATTGATGGATCGGAAGTTTTTAATATTGATGGGAACGAAGATAAGCTAGAAGACTTTGATGTGTTGCTTCTGGGAGCTTCTACATGGGGATTTGGAGACTTGCAGGATGACTGGGCGGCAGTTGTCGATGACTTGGCAAGCAAAGACTTCAGCAGTAAAAAAGTAGCGTATTTTGGAAGTGGAGATCAAGGAACATTCTCTGATACATTTATGGATGGAATTGCTATTCTTGATGAAGAAATCCAAAAAACTGGGGCGACAATCATTGGAAAAACTTCAACTGAAGGATATGAATTTAATGAATCAAGAGCAGTAAAAAATGGTGAATTTTTAGGACTTGCTTTAGATGAAGTTAATCAGTCTGAATTGACAGATGAAAGAATTGACGCATGGGTTGAACAAATTAAAAAAGAATTTTAG